The following are from one region of the Candidatus Dadabacteria bacterium genome:
- a CDS encoding MMPL family transporter, with product MNLESYISTILARRWLTILLSLLVMLVLAAGATRLIVVDVDFRNHFSKSDPHLVALEQLEETYALSDVVLVAIAPHDGTIFTRETLVAIEEMTKQLWRTPYATRVDSISNYTHSEGFEDELVVEQLIDEASSLSDTDIQRIMDIALGTEEVAGRFVSRDGRVAGLVVSIILPDDNRELAKREVTDYLYETVADAGEKYTSIDYHLLGGLILNRVIGDALDDETAILGPIALGTMLLVALVLIRSIWGTLAIVLMIATVIPSALGFAGWTGLRLFGESGAAMFVLMAVTVAHSVHIIEAMAGGLRQGMTRTEAAIYAVRVDVWPIFLTSFTTAIGFLSLNFVDMPPFKVMGNIVAFGSMCAFVFSVTLLPAFLSLLPIRPRKLREDKQDFFDRLSRFVISYRTILLCFFGIVTVFLVAGISKIELRENWLEVLDESYEFRRSADFLSENFPGVETYEYSLDSGREGAVTDIEYLKQVESFADWYREQPEFVHIFSIADIMKRLNKNLHGDDPDYYALPDDPDLAAQYLLLYEFSLPVGRDLNNLIDHDRRATRATVSVKSMSSKEKIDLDDRSRAWLRQNAPGMETGATGISIVGSHSIQRNIENMLQGTFVAMAIVSLLLFAIFRSIRLGLVSLIPNFLPAAMAMGLWGYLVGEVGVPAAVVTAIAFGIIVDDTIHFMTKYTDSRKAGKLPSESVQIAFRLVGRALFTTTVVFGLGFMVFGASGVVGNQVLGLLVGITVIIALLADFFFLPPLLMLLDETKETTEEIRERLRRSTA from the coding sequence ATGAACTTGGAATCCTACATCTCAACAATTCTCGCCCGCCGCTGGCTGACCATTCTGCTCTCTTTGCTTGTTATGCTGGTCCTTGCCGCGGGAGCCACGCGCTTGATTGTGGTGGACGTAGACTTCCGCAACCACTTTAGTAAATCCGACCCACACCTCGTTGCACTCGAACAGCTTGAAGAGACATATGCACTGTCCGATGTCGTATTGGTTGCCATAGCACCGCATGACGGCACCATTTTTACACGGGAAACGCTTGTTGCCATTGAAGAGATGACCAAGCAGCTTTGGCGCACCCCGTACGCCACCCGCGTCGATTCTATTTCAAACTATACGCATAGCGAGGGGTTTGAAGACGAGCTGGTTGTTGAGCAGCTTATAGACGAAGCCAGTTCCCTGAGCGATACCGATATACAACGAATCATGGATATCGCGCTCGGCACTGAGGAAGTTGCCGGGCGATTCGTCTCCCGTGACGGACGAGTTGCAGGTCTGGTTGTCAGTATTATTCTTCCTGACGACAATAGGGAATTGGCCAAGCGAGAGGTTACTGACTACCTGTATGAAACTGTTGCCGACGCCGGGGAGAAATATACATCCATCGACTACCACCTTTTAGGTGGACTCATCCTCAATCGTGTCATAGGTGACGCGCTTGATGATGAAACGGCCATCCTCGGGCCCATTGCTCTTGGAACCATGCTGCTTGTCGCCTTGGTTCTGATACGTTCGATATGGGGGACACTTGCCATTGTGCTGATGATTGCTACCGTCATCCCATCCGCGCTGGGCTTTGCCGGGTGGACAGGCTTAAGACTGTTTGGTGAAAGCGGTGCCGCAATGTTCGTGCTGATGGCCGTGACCGTCGCTCACTCCGTGCACATTATTGAGGCAATGGCCGGGGGCTTACGCCAGGGCATGACGAGAACAGAAGCGGCAATCTATGCCGTGCGAGTGGACGTGTGGCCTATTTTCCTTACCTCGTTCACAACCGCAATCGGATTTCTGAGCCTGAATTTCGTAGATATGCCACCGTTTAAGGTCATGGGTAACATCGTGGCGTTCGGTTCCATGTGCGCTTTCGTCTTTTCGGTGACTCTGTTGCCCGCATTCCTGTCACTATTACCTATTCGTCCCCGGAAGCTGCGCGAAGACAAACAGGATTTTTTCGATCGTCTCAGCCGTTTTGTCATCTCCTATCGTACGATCCTTCTGTGCTTCTTTGGCATTGTGACTGTCTTTCTGGTTGCAGGCATTTCCAAGATTGAGCTTAGGGAGAACTGGCTTGAGGTTCTTGACGAGAGTTACGAGTTCCGGCGATCCGCGGATTTTCTGAGCGAGAATTTCCCTGGCGTGGAAACCTATGAGTACTCTCTCGATTCCGGCCGTGAAGGCGCCGTCACGGATATAGAATACCTAAAACAGGTTGAGTCGTTTGCGGATTGGTACCGGGAGCAACCGGAATTTGTCCATATCTTCTCAATTGCCGATATCATGAAGCGTCTTAACAAGAACCTGCATGGTGATGACCCGGATTACTACGCCCTTCCCGACGATCCTGACCTTGCTGCGCAGTACCTTTTGCTTTACGAATTCTCTCTTCCGGTAGGCCGCGATCTGAACAACCTGATCGACCATGACCGGAGGGCAACACGCGCAACGGTCTCAGTGAAGAGTATGTCCAGCAAGGAAAAGATCGATCTTGACGATCGTTCACGTGCGTGGCTGCGGCAAAATGCCCCCGGCATGGAAACCGGCGCTACAGGAATTTCGATTGTGGGGTCTCATTCGATTCAGAGGAACATTGAAAATATGTTGCAGGGCACTTTTGTGGCGATGGCCATCGTCTCCCTGCTGCTGTTCGCCATATTCAGAAGCATACGCCTGGGACTGGTCAGTTTGATCCCCAATTTCCTTCCGGCCGCTATGGCCATGGGACTGTGGGGGTATTTGGTGGGAGAGGTAGGAGTTCCAGCGGCGGTCGTCACCGCTATAGCATTCGGCATCATCGTGGATGACACCATCCACTTCATGACAAAATATACGGATAGCAGAAAAGCAGGGAAATTGCCTTCGGAGTCCGTTCAAATTGCCTTTCGCTTGGTGGGCAGGGCACTGTTTACAACTACCGTAGTGTTTGGTCTGGGCTTCATGGTGTTCGGAGCATCCGGGGTGGTGGGAAACCAAGTGCTTGGTCTTTTGGTAGGAATAACGGTAATTATTGCTCTACTGGCAGATTTCTTCTTTCTTCCGCCGCTTCTGATGCTACTTGACGAGACCAAGGAAACCACCGAGGAGATTAGGGAGAGATTGAGACGCTCAACCGCATAG
- a CDS encoding ABC transporter substrate-binding protein, translating to MSLKKVVTASIVAILATAASGEAQQQTHAVPGVYSDRIVFGQSAAFSGPAGKLGKGMQTGILSAFKEVNDRGGVNGRRLELQSMDDAYEPEAAIVNTRRLIGENVFALIGAVGTPTSKAAVPVAEEHDVPYIAPMTGAEFLRDSARRTVINLRASYYQETEEMVERLTTDLGINRIAILHQDDSFGRAGLNGVLLALERRKLSAIGTGIFPRNTVAIKTALLDLHATGPEAVIIIGPYKPTATFIKWARHIGMNSIFMTLSFVGSSALASELGDQGAGVLVTQVVPFPTGNTVPASASYRAALKAYDPAAKPGFLSYEGYLAGRLAIYVVDNCGNRVNRGCIDAVLRTGNNINLDGFTLRYSKNDNQGSDSVFLTIIGPDGQYTPLTSLTRRY from the coding sequence CTGTCTCTCAAAAAAGTGGTTACCGCCTCAATAGTTGCAATACTGGCAACCGCAGCATCAGGGGAAGCCCAACAGCAAACACACGCTGTGCCGGGCGTATACAGTGACCGTATTGTCTTTGGGCAGTCAGCTGCCTTCAGCGGCCCGGCCGGCAAACTTGGTAAAGGCATGCAAACCGGCATTCTTTCCGCGTTTAAAGAGGTTAATGACCGGGGTGGCGTTAACGGACGTCGTCTGGAACTGCAATCAATGGATGACGCATACGAACCGGAAGCGGCAATTGTAAATACGCGACGACTGATTGGTGAAAATGTTTTCGCACTCATCGGCGCAGTTGGCACTCCTACATCCAAAGCTGCGGTACCCGTCGCGGAGGAACACGATGTACCTTACATAGCACCTATGACCGGTGCGGAATTCCTGCGTGACAGCGCACGCCGGACAGTGATCAATCTTCGGGCTTCGTATTATCAGGAAACCGAGGAGATGGTAGAACGATTGACGACCGATCTCGGAATTAATCGCATTGCCATTCTCCATCAGGATGACTCATTCGGTCGTGCCGGTTTGAATGGGGTCCTTCTTGCCCTTGAGCGTCGCAAGCTTTCTGCTATCGGAACGGGGATATTTCCTCGCAATACTGTCGCGATAAAGACGGCCCTTCTTGATCTGCACGCTACCGGACCGGAAGCTGTGATTATTATTGGTCCCTACAAGCCAACCGCGACATTTATTAAGTGGGCGCGCCACATCGGTATGAACTCCATTTTTATGACACTTTCTTTCGTAGGCAGTAGTGCCTTGGCAAGCGAACTGGGTGATCAAGGGGCCGGAGTTCTGGTTACCCAGGTGGTTCCTTTTCCAACCGGAAACACGGTGCCTGCTTCCGCTTCCTATCGTGCTGCGCTCAAGGCGTACGACCCGGCGGCAAAACCCGGATTTCTATCGTATGAAGGATATTTAGCAGGGCGTTTGGCTATCTATGTGGTAGATAATTGCGGCAACCGGGTTAACCGCGGTTGCATCGACGCGGTGCTGCGGACCGGCAACAACATTAATTTGGATGGCTTCACCTTGCGATATAGCAAGAATGATAATCAAGGTTCAGACAGCGTGTTTTTGACGATTATTGGTCCTGATGGCCAGTATACGCCACTCACGTCTCTAACACGACGATACTGA
- a CDS encoding STAS domain-containing protein produces MASQNNQLELQSDQVEGVLIITVAGRIDGLNAQEFHENLDKEIGGSDNPVVLDLEKLSYISSAGLRSILLIAKTLQSRNTRFMLCSLPGPIREIFEIAGFDKIIDVLKSRSDAIAATTG; encoded by the coding sequence ATGGCTAGTCAAAACAATCAACTTGAATTGCAGTCCGATCAGGTCGAAGGTGTCTTGATAATAACCGTAGCTGGTCGAATTGATGGTCTGAACGCACAGGAATTCCACGAGAACCTGGACAAGGAAATAGGTGGTTCTGACAATCCCGTAGTTCTGGATCTTGAAAAGCTGTCCTACATCAGCAGTGCGGGATTGCGTTCAATTCTGCTTATTGCAAAAACATTGCAAAGTAGAAATACGAGATTCATGCTGTGTTCCTTGCCTGGTCCCATAAGGGAAATCTTCGAGATCGCAGGTTTTGATAAAATCATTGATGTGCTCAAATCTCGTTCTGACGCTATAGCTGCAACAACGGGTTAA
- a CDS encoding ATP-binding protein, producing the protein MGKEGQIQASRKLIVPNRMEEIRTITAALEEFFEQQGLPPEALFNTQLSLEEIFTNVASYAHDDDQEHEVEIILSREGETITVEILDDGSPFNPLEDAPELDVESSLEDRGIGGAGIMLAKQLMTELRYRRNSDRNHLTMIKKI; encoded by the coding sequence ATGGGCAAAGAAGGCCAGATACAAGCTTCACGTAAGTTGATCGTTCCCAATCGGATGGAAGAAATCCGAACGATCACAGCGGCGCTGGAGGAATTTTTTGAACAGCAGGGTCTCCCCCCTGAAGCATTGTTTAACACGCAGCTCTCCTTAGAGGAAATCTTCACTAACGTGGCAAGCTATGCGCATGATGATGATCAGGAACATGAAGTGGAAATCATACTTTCTAGAGAAGGTGAAACCATAACTGTTGAGATACTGGATGACGGATCCCCCTTTAATCCGCTAGAAGACGCACCGGAGCTTGATGTCGAAAGTTCGCTTGAAGACCGCGGTATTGGTGGAGCGGGAATAATGCTGGCGAAGCAACTGATGACAGAGTTGCGCTATCGACGCAACAGTGATCGTAATCATCTGACTATGATCAAGAAAATTTAG
- a CDS encoding Rieske (2Fe-2S) protein: MNPNSNVRKDEALLYPFPEGWYFVASRKTIEKKGLLKRTWLGEQIVVWCNGEGNVCVAEAVCPHLGADLGPEAGGRVRNGCLVCPFHGFEFDVSGQCVATPFAPPPKTAKLKVFETREIEGLIFGWWGSGGREPLWHLPEISTTDTDWSGMEFCHLRFPGHPQETTENSVDVAHLNYVHHYNSVNIVGSVSIDGTFLRNSFNFKRNLTVAGIKLFEYDVSAVASIHGLGYSIVEVHEHSINMDTRLWVLATPIDGKIIELTLVSQVRQLRNLKGVGHGLRLLPLGLRTRLMNKVLIASQEHDVMQDVVIWSNLKHRSLPRLCSVDGDIGKYRRYCRQFYPDGQYYNP; encoded by the coding sequence ATGAATCCAAACTCAAACGTGCGCAAGGATGAAGCCTTGCTTTACCCATTTCCGGAAGGCTGGTATTTTGTTGCCAGCCGCAAGACGATTGAAAAAAAGGGACTCTTAAAGAGAACTTGGCTTGGAGAACAGATTGTTGTCTGGTGCAACGGGGAAGGGAACGTTTGTGTTGCTGAGGCGGTCTGTCCGCATCTTGGAGCCGATCTTGGCCCTGAGGCAGGGGGGCGGGTGCGCAACGGTTGCCTCGTATGTCCTTTTCACGGTTTCGAGTTTGACGTGAGCGGTCAATGCGTGGCGACACCCTTCGCTCCTCCGCCAAAAACCGCCAAGCTGAAGGTGTTCGAGACACGAGAGATAGAGGGTCTCATTTTTGGTTGGTGGGGCAGCGGCGGTCGAGAACCTCTATGGCACCTGCCCGAAATCTCCACAACGGATACCGACTGGAGCGGGATGGAATTCTGCCACCTCCGTTTCCCGGGACATCCCCAGGAAACTACCGAGAACTCCGTGGATGTTGCACACCTTAACTATGTGCACCACTACAACAGTGTGAACATTGTCGGTTCGGTATCGATTGACGGCACCTTCCTCAGGAACTCCTTTAACTTCAAACGTAACCTTACAGTTGCTGGCATCAAGCTTTTCGAGTACGACGTTTCTGCGGTCGCCAGTATACACGGGCTTGGCTATTCAATTGTCGAGGTTCACGAACATTCGATCAATATGGACACCCGCCTGTGGGTGCTTGCAACACCGATTGATGGCAAAATTATTGAATTGACGTTGGTGAGCCAAGTGCGACAACTTCGTAATCTGAAGGGAGTGGGCCACGGGCTGCGGCTCCTTCCCCTGGGACTCAGGACCCGCCTCATGAACAAGGTCCTCATTGCTTCCCAGGAGCATGACGTCATGCAGGATGTCGTCATCTGGAGCAATCTAAAACATCGGTCACTTCCAAGGCTTTGCAGCGTTGACGGCGATATCGGGAAGTATCGGCGCTACTGCAGGCAGTTCTATCCGGATGGTCAGTATTATAATCCGTAG
- a CDS encoding HAMP domain-containing protein has product MFSKLWNRISTQISTQLYISYAGAVVLIIIVSLMALSFLNQIGKVQQNVNEKNIPEMTSAFAIAQQTAMLVAAAPRLTASTPEQFRTVVGTVDLQADAFKTQLSTMMENQGESEQARQIQSDGVAIIQNIERIKLLVRERFELRESSLNLRDELRGIQSKITPIMINEIDDQMFYLMTGHRSLDAVQSPRSVHFSEPEFLIYRRLFELREAAVVASQLLATAFVVTDAAMLQPLRERFEAAAGSTSRSLDALEKYEQGGGDLHDQLSGIFEDLVSFGRRENNGFDLRSRELAVDDELSALLLENQALGIDIVARVESVVNDSSMTAGEMASKAAAVTATSTKVLLVFNIVAISGGILWGWILVHRRLIRRLERISNQMQEMADGNLEIAVDTRGNDEIAQLAKALEVFRYNALEVQRLNLVETLANQLQEKNEELAHTNEELKRAQDQIVMREKLAALGQLTAGVAHEIKNPMNFIMNFSEVSQELLEELLEEVAKMEANGDAKEEYDPELVEEVAEDLTGNLKRIHEHGTRANRIITDMLKMGRGGGEWQPTDLNILLNDHALLAFHSARAADPDFQLEIQEDYSPDIGEITVQPQDIGRVFLNLVTNACYAADEKRKMLAADNASKKDYQPTLKLSTRLVDDRIEVHVRDNGTGIPESALERIFNPFYTTKPTDQGTGLGLSLSNDIVRQHGGEFRVETEEGEYTDMIVVLPLDPVAHQVIDTSEETAEGEDSATASS; this is encoded by the coding sequence ATGTTTTCAAAGCTTTGGAACCGAATTTCTACGCAAATTTCTACGCAACTTTATATAAGTTACGCAGGTGCTGTAGTACTCATCATCATCGTCAGCTTGATGGCTCTTTCCTTCCTTAACCAAATCGGCAAAGTTCAGCAGAACGTTAATGAAAAGAATATACCCGAGATGACATCGGCGTTTGCAATTGCCCAGCAGACAGCCATGCTCGTCGCCGCTGCTCCCCGACTCACCGCGAGCACGCCTGAGCAGTTCAGGACCGTTGTCGGGACGGTCGACCTGCAGGCGGATGCATTTAAAACACAACTCTCGACAATGATGGAAAATCAAGGAGAAAGCGAACAAGCGCGGCAGATTCAATCTGACGGGGTCGCCATAATCCAGAACATTGAGCGGATCAAGCTGCTTGTCAGGGAACGCTTTGAACTTCGCGAGAGCAGTCTCAATCTTAGAGACGAGCTCCGGGGTATCCAAAGTAAAATAACGCCGATTATGATTAACGAAATCGACGATCAGATGTTCTATTTAATGACCGGACACCGGTCTCTTGATGCAGTACAATCTCCCCGCTCGGTTCATTTCTCCGAACCGGAATTCCTGATCTATCGTCGCCTGTTTGAACTCCGCGAAGCGGCTGTAGTCGCTTCGCAGTTGCTCGCAACCGCGTTTGTAGTGACCGATGCGGCCATGCTGCAGCCATTGCGAGAACGGTTTGAAGCCGCAGCCGGTAGCACCAGCCGATCGCTTGATGCGCTTGAGAAATACGAACAGGGGGGAGGCGACCTTCATGACCAGCTGTCTGGGATTTTCGAAGACCTGGTCTCATTCGGCAGAAGGGAAAACAACGGATTTGACCTGCGCAGTCGGGAACTTGCAGTTGACGATGAATTATCCGCCCTGCTTCTCGAGAATCAAGCTTTGGGAATTGACATCGTAGCGCGAGTAGAAAGCGTTGTAAACGATTCAAGCATGACTGCAGGGGAGATGGCGAGCAAAGCGGCGGCGGTAACTGCCACCAGCACGAAGGTACTACTGGTTTTCAATATTGTTGCTATAAGTGGTGGAATCTTGTGGGGATGGATACTTGTACATCGTCGTCTGATTCGGCGTCTGGAGAGAATATCGAATCAAATGCAAGAAATGGCTGATGGCAACCTGGAAATAGCCGTCGACACTAGAGGTAATGACGAAATCGCGCAATTAGCCAAGGCGCTTGAGGTGTTCCGATATAACGCACTGGAAGTACAACGCCTTAATCTTGTAGAGACGCTCGCCAACCAGCTGCAAGAAAAAAACGAAGAACTGGCACATACTAACGAAGAGTTGAAACGGGCGCAGGACCAGATCGTGATGCGAGAGAAACTTGCTGCGCTTGGCCAGTTGACAGCCGGGGTCGCACACGAAATCAAAAATCCAATGAACTTCATCATGAACTTCTCGGAGGTTTCACAAGAGCTGCTGGAAGAACTTCTGGAGGAAGTGGCCAAAATGGAGGCTAACGGGGACGCGAAAGAGGAATACGATCCGGAGTTAGTCGAGGAAGTAGCCGAGGATTTGACAGGAAATTTGAAACGCATTCACGAGCACGGAACTCGTGCGAACCGAATTATAACAGACATGCTCAAGATGGGCCGTGGTGGCGGGGAATGGCAACCGACTGACCTCAACATATTGCTTAACGACCATGCGCTGCTCGCGTTCCACAGCGCTCGCGCTGCCGACCCTGACTTCCAGCTAGAAATCCAGGAAGACTACTCGCCGGATATAGGCGAGATCACGGTGCAACCGCAGGACATCGGCCGGGTTTTCCTAAATCTGGTAACTAATGCTTGCTATGCCGCGGACGAAAAACGAAAAATGCTGGCAGCCGACAATGCGTCGAAGAAAGATTATCAGCCGACGCTTAAATTGAGTACGCGGCTCGTTGATGACCGTATTGAGGTACATGTTCGTGACAATGGAACCGGTATTCCCGAATCCGCATTGGAACGTATCTTCAACCCGTTCTATACAACGAAGCCCACGGATCAAGGGACAGGCTTGGGATTATCGCTGTCCAACGACATAGTACGACAGCACGGCGGTGAGTTTCGCGTAGAAACGGAGGAAGGAGAATACACAGATATGATTGTCGTCTTGCCGCTTGACCCTGTAGCTCATCAGGTAATTGATACTTCAGAAGAAACCGCAGAAGGCGAGGACTCGGCAACTGCCTCTTCGTGA
- a CDS encoding peroxiredoxin codes for MGKNLEIGNQAPDFETETYGAEKVRLSDFYSKGTVALYFYPKDNTTGCINEACSLRNAEEELASLGVQVLGVSTDGVKSHEKFRDKFSLNFPLLSDRSRKIVALYGVRWKFFPFVARRTTFLIEKGGRIAYIWNKVKSSSHAEEILSKVKELGL; via the coding sequence ATGGGAAAAAATCTTGAGATAGGGAACCAGGCCCCTGATTTTGAAACCGAAACCTACGGAGCGGAGAAAGTAAGGCTAAGCGACTTTTATTCTAAAGGAACCGTAGCGCTTTACTTTTATCCTAAGGACAACACTACGGGCTGTATTAATGAGGCTTGCTCGCTTCGCAATGCGGAGGAGGAACTTGCGTCTCTTGGAGTACAGGTCTTGGGGGTAAGCACAGACGGGGTGAAGTCCCATGAGAAGTTCAGAGACAAGTTTTCACTCAATTTCCCGTTATTGAGCGACAGGAGCAGGAAGATAGTGGCTCTTTACGGGGTAAGGTGGAAGTTCTTCCCCTTCGTTGCTCGCAGGACTACCTTCCTTATAGAAAAAGGCGGCAGGATAGCGTATATTTGGAACAAAGTTAAATCCTCGTCCCATGCCGAAGAGATACTCAGCAAGGTAAAAGAACTAGGTCTTTGA
- a CDS encoding NAD(P)-binding protein: protein MVSAMNETEDTGKMRKVAIIGGGVSGLGVAWALHRHPDLFEFRIFEAQPQLGGNAVTADMPQEDGTSIPFDISVTACIPSVYHNILLFMEQHGIDLLDTKFNYSVKYRGEIYAHDFDSDIRSQLQPEIAKFQKLLGRLKWFGQLNHSRSRLLNALNPFNYISMGAVLNWGRFSGDFRYKVLKPMFVNFLMATNVFDMPASLFARYLEFFDIETATPMQTWEMGTRRIYKEMSAGFRDKIYLNRPVKKVYRRASGVVIEDEKGTTETFDDVVFACNANQTLMILDNPTLLESFLLSSIRYESELHNHTIVHSDASVLPDNAVKPLETRSNHIEQYGVRPDNYEITYIMHNQQPWAKKSDKPCLVTYNPISRINEEKIVKKWWFQHIVHDVFHIAFLVNLFGFVQGRKRTWHCGAHTLINSQETCFVSGLVTARQLGADYPFQDSEARKWFNFYGRMMYGWRFRKA from the coding sequence ATGGTATCGGCTATGAATGAAACGGAGGACACTGGAAAAATGAGAAAGGTTGCTATCATCGGTGGTGGAGTATCCGGGCTGGGGGTGGCTTGGGCTCTGCACCGACACCCCGATCTGTTCGAATTTCGAATCTTTGAAGCCCAGCCTCAGCTTGGCGGCAATGCCGTAACAGCTGACATGCCTCAAGAAGATGGGACCTCGATTCCGTTCGATATTTCCGTCACCGCGTGCATTCCATCGGTATACCACAATATACTGCTGTTCATGGAGCAACACGGTATTGATCTGTTAGACACCAAATTCAACTACAGCGTTAAGTACCGTGGCGAAATCTATGCACACGATTTCGACTCAGACATCAGGAGCCAGCTGCAACCGGAAATTGCCAAGTTCCAGAAACTCCTGGGACGTCTCAAATGGTTCGGCCAACTTAACCACTCCAGATCCCGATTGCTCAATGCTCTCAATCCGTTCAACTACATCAGCATGGGTGCGGTTCTCAACTGGGGCAGGTTCTCCGGAGACTTCAGGTACAAGGTTCTGAAACCGATGTTCGTCAATTTTCTGATGGCAACAAACGTGTTCGACATGCCCGCGTCCCTGTTTGCCCGGTATCTTGAGTTCTTTGATATAGAAACCGCAACACCAATGCAAACATGGGAGATGGGTACGCGGCGTATATACAAGGAAATGTCAGCCGGATTTCGGGACAAGATATACCTAAACAGGCCCGTGAAGAAAGTGTATCGGCGCGCATCCGGTGTGGTCATTGAAGATGAAAAGGGAACCACGGAGACATTTGACGATGTGGTCTTTGCGTGCAACGCGAACCAGACATTGATGATTCTGGACAATCCGACCTTACTGGAAAGCTTTCTTCTTTCTTCGATTCGTTACGAGAGCGAATTGCACAACCATACGATTGTCCATTCAGATGCCTCGGTTCTCCCGGACAACGCTGTCAAGCCCCTCGAAACCCGAAGCAACCACATTGAACAGTATGGTGTGAGACCCGACAACTATGAAATCACCTACATCATGCACAACCAACAGCCCTGGGCAAAGAAATCGGACAAGCCATGCCTGGTGACCTACAACCCGATCAGTCGTATCAACGAAGAAAAAATCGTAAAAAAATGGTGGTTTCAGCATATCGTGCACGATGTGTTTCACATAGCTTTTCTGGTTAATCTGTTTGGTTTCGTTCAAGGCAGGAAAAGAACTTGGCACTGCGGTGCCCATACTCTGATCAACAGTCAAGAGACATGTTTTGTTTCCGGCCTCGTCACGGCAAGACAACTTGGAGCAGACTATCCGTTTCAGGATTCCGAAGCGAGGAAGTGGTTTAACTTCTACGGACGTATGATGTACGGCTGGCGCTTCAGAAAGGCGTAA
- a CDS encoding SpoIIE family protein phosphatase, with the protein MDDSRIRILVVDDEIDLEQLMLQRMRREVRRGRYEFEFAHNGVEALELLRKDDGFDIVLSDINMPVMDGLTLLAQIPDVDPDIRAVMVSAYGDMENIRTAMNRGAFDFVTKPIDFTDLKTTIERTIENLAMWRKALSARDKLVALQNELDVARTMQQDILPKSFPTSEAFDLYASMVPALSVGGDFFDVYQFSDGRIGVAIADVSGKGVPAAMFMMASRTLLKACAAISTSPAAVLEQVNTMLADENDAMTFVTLLYGIYDPGTKEFVYANGGHNPPVIVKPNLTTELLESTGGIALGVMQDFKYQENTITLEPGSMIVFYTDGVVEAEKEDKELFEMDRFCEIFQSGTFKDAEEVTNEVFETVKEFAGENPQSDDITCLVLRTT; encoded by the coding sequence ATGGACGACAGCAGAATCCGAATTTTGGTTGTCGATGATGAGATAGATTTAGAACAGCTTATGTTGCAGAGAATGCGGCGTGAAGTTCGTCGCGGTCGTTACGAATTCGAATTTGCACACAACGGTGTGGAAGCACTCGAACTTCTACGCAAAGACGACGGATTCGACATTGTACTGTCTGACATCAATATGCCCGTTATGGACGGGTTGACATTATTGGCACAGATACCCGACGTAGACCCTGATATTCGTGCCGTAATGGTCTCGGCATACGGCGACATGGAAAACATACGGACTGCCATGAACCGTGGGGCATTCGACTTCGTGACCAAGCCGATAGACTTCACGGACCTGAAGACTACAATTGAACGCACGATTGAAAACCTTGCTATGTGGCGTAAAGCACTGAGTGCGCGCGACAAACTCGTAGCTCTCCAGAACGAGCTTGATGTGGCACGGACAATGCAGCAGGACATTCTTCCAAAATCCTTCCCGACTTCTGAAGCATTTGATCTGTACGCGAGCATGGTTCCGGCTCTTTCCGTAGGCGGCGACTTTTTCGATGTTTATCAATTTAGTGACGGCCGGATCGGCGTTGCAATAGCTGATGTGTCGGGCAAAGGAGTGCCCGCGGCAATGTTCATGATGGCCAGTCGTACACTGTTGAAGGCTTGTGCGGCAATTTCCACCTCTCCGGCCGCCGTGCTGGAACAGGTAAATACGATGTTGGCGGATGAAAACGATGCCATGACATTCGTAACCCTGTTATATGGCATTTACGATCCTGGAACGAAAGAATTCGTTTACGCAAACGGCGGACATAATCCGCCGGTCATCGTCAAACCGAATCTGACAACTGAACTATTGGAGTCAACGGGCGGAATTGCTCTGGGTGTGATGCAGGATTTCAAATATCAGGAAAATACAATCACCCTTGAACCAGGTTCCATGATTGTATTTTACACTGACGGAGTAGTGGAAGCTGAAAAAGAAGATAAGGAATTATTTGAAATGGACAGGTTTTGCGAAATTTTCCAAAGCGGCACTTTCAAGGACGCCGAGGAAGTTACAAATGAGGTATTCGAGACGGTCAAAGAGTTCGCTGGTGAAAATCCGCAATCTGACGATATAACCTGTCTAGTTCTGCGAACCACATAA